One segment of Cyprinus carpio isolate SPL01 chromosome A17, ASM1834038v1, whole genome shotgun sequence DNA contains the following:
- the LOC109064656 gene encoding transmembrane protein 229b, with protein MVIMATTVTPEPLTALSRWYLYAIHGYFCEVMFTAAWEFVVNCNWKFPGVTSVWALFIYGTCILIVERMYLCLRDRCNVLLRCIIYTLWTYLWEFGTGLLLQQFNACPWDYSEFKYNFMGLITAEYAVPWFCASFIVERLVIRNTLRLRFDLAADPSQAEERPDRGGGGRGRDARAGATSTNGYVKVD; from the coding sequence ATGGTCATCATGGCAACCACAGTGACCCCTGAGCCCCTTACGGCCCTCTCTCGGTGGTACTTGTATGCCATACACGGTTACTTCTGTGAAGTCATGTTCACGGCAGCCTGGGAGTTTGTGGTGAATTGCAACTGGAAGTTTCCTGGCGTGACGAGCGTGTGGGCGCTCTTCATCTACGGAACCTGCATCCTGATCGTAGAGCGCATGTACCTTTGTCTGCGGGACCGCTGCAATGTGCTGCTCCGCTGCATCATTTACACATTGTGGACATACCTGTGGGAGTTTGGCACGGGTTTGCTGCTACAGCAGTTCAACGCCTGTCCGTGGGACTACTCCGAGTTTAAATATAACTTCATGGGCCTGATCACGGCAGAGTATGCTGTGCCGTGGTTCTGCGCCTCCTTTATTGTAGAGCGCCTGGTGATACGCAACACGCTCAGGTTGCGCTTCGACTTGGCCGCCGATCCCAGCCAAGCTGAAGAACGGCCGGACAGAGGCGGTGGAGGAAGAGGGCGAGATGCCAGAGCAGGGGCCACCAGCACAAACGGTTACGTGAAGGTGGACTGA